One Prunus dulcis chromosome 8, ALMONDv2, whole genome shotgun sequence DNA window includes the following coding sequences:
- the LOC117637446 gene encoding basic form of pathogenesis-related protein 1-like, which produces MAFNIKLLMAMCSVALFFTLVFADLSKEDMDGFVEEHNKARAQVGNRPLKWNATLAKYAQDYADKRVDDCAMEHSMGPYGENLASGEGISGAAAAKYWVTEKEFYDYELNKCVRDECGHYLGVIWGKTTEVGCGISKCKNGQNYVICNYDPAYNEEDHPY; this is translated from the coding sequence ATGGCGTTCAACATCAAGCTTCTTATGGCCATGTGCTCCGTCGCATTGTTCTTCACTCTTGTCTTTGCAGACCTTTCCAAAGAAGATATGGATGGCTTCGTGGAGGAACACAACAAGGCCCGCGCCCAGGTCGGCAACCGTCCACTCAAATGGAACGCGACCCTAGCCAAATATGCCCAAGATTATGCAGACAAGAGAGTTGATGACTGCGCCATGGAGCACTCAATGGGGCCTTATGGTGAGAACTTGGCCTCAGGAGAAGGCATATCTGGAGCAGCTGCCGCCAAGTATTGGGTCACTGAGAAGGAGTTTTATGACTACGAGCTAAACAAATGCGTCCGAGACGAATGTGGACATTACCTTGGTGTGATTTGGGGCAAAACCACCGAAGTTGGTTGTGGCATTTCAAAGTGCAAGAATGGACAAAACTATGTCATCTGCAACTATGATCCTGCTTATAATGAGGAGGACCATCCCTACTAG
- the LOC117638557 gene encoding basic form of pathogenesis-related protein 1-like has product MALNMKLLLAICCVALVFTVVSANISKVEINGFDEEHNKARKEVGNKPLKWNTTLAQYAQEYAEKRVDDCAMEHLIGRWGENLASGNRMSGAAATKYWVTEKEFYDEKSNKCVKDECGHYLAVVWGKITEVGCGISKCKNGQNYVVCSYDPMYQPEDERPY; this is encoded by the exons ATGG cGCTCAACATGAAGCTTCTTTTGGCCATCTGTTGCGTCGCATTGGTCTTCACTGTTGTCTCTGCAAACATTTCCAAAGTAGAGATCAATGGCTTCGATGAGGAGCACAACAAGGCTCGTAAAGAGGTCGGCAACAAACCCCTCAAGTGGAACACGACCTTAGCCCAGTATGCCCAAGAATATGCCGAGAAAAGAGTTGACGATTGTGCCATGGAGCACTTGATTGGGCGTTGGGGTGAGAACTTGGCCTCTGGCAACCGCATGAGCGGTGCAGCTGCTACCAAGTATTGGGTCACCGAGAAGGAGTTCTATGACGAAAAGTCGAACAAATGCGTCAAAGACGAATGTGGTCACTACCTTGCTGTGGTCTGGGGCAAAATCACCGAGGTCGGATGTGGCATTTCAAAGTGCAAGAATGGACAAAACTACGTAGTTTGCAGCTACGATCCCATGTACCAGCCCGAGGACGAGCGCCCCTACTAG
- the LOC117637197 gene encoding basic form of pathogenesis-related protein 1-like isoform X1, whose amino-acid sequence MAFNTKLLLAICCVVLVFTLVSANISQAEIDGFLEEHNKARKEVGNKPLKWNTTLAQYAQEYANKRVDDCAMEHSRGRWGENLTSGDGMTGAAGTKYWVTEKEFYDPKSNKCVKEECGHYLAVIWGKTTEVGCGISKCKDGKNYIVCSYDPMYQPEDERPY is encoded by the coding sequence atggcaTTCAACACGAAGCTACTTTTGGCCATCTGCTGTGTCGTATTAGTCTTCACTCTTGTCTCTGCAAACATTTCCCAAGCAGAGATCGATGGCTTCCTCGAGGAGCACAACAAGGCTCGTAAAGAGGTCGGCAACAAACCCCTTAAGTGGAACACAACCTTGGCCCAGTATGCCCAAGAATATGCCAACAAAAGAGTTGATGACTGCGCTATGGAGCACTCAAGGGGGCGTTGGGGTGAGAACTTGACCTCGGGCGACGGCATGACCGGCGCAGCTGGCACTAAATATTGGGTCACCGAGAAAGAGTTCTATGACCCCAAGTCCAACAAATGTGTCAAAGAGGAATGTGGTCACTACCTTGCTGTGATCTGGGGCAAAACCACCGAGGTCGGATGTGGCATTTCAAAGTGCAAGGATGGAAAGAACTACATCGTTTGCAGCTACGATCCCATGTACCAGCCCGAGGACGAGCGCCCATACTAA